Proteins encoded in a region of the Solanum dulcamara chromosome 9, daSolDulc1.2, whole genome shotgun sequence genome:
- the LOC129903969 gene encoding protein SOSEKI 3: MDGRMKKYGQLSPERAKVWTEKSPKYQQQQPARLSSGKVHVVYYLCRNRQLEHPHFIEVPLSSSDGLYLRDVIERLNFLRGRGMASLYSWSCKRSYKNGFVWHDLCEDDLILPAHGNEYVLKGSELFDESDAGRFSPAGNVRLSNPKLLPEPQSSRSQDDTSSSSSMNEKGTKNSQDDESSPPVQQSGSSAVSPQSSSADKSSLWNGSLSLAEYKIYKNEGLADASTQTDENASKVTPPETCTRGVSTDDGSVEPENNEIHEVQVQPTNESAQICRETVSPAPSSSSASSSGGRTDTLESLIRADINKLNSFRIIEGEEFRVPKTKLKPSNVLMQLISCGSISVKDHSFGLIPTYRPRFSHSKFPSPLFSTSLTLGDFDCLAENPRFLSLRLEDKEYFSGSLLETNMPKEPTLLKRSSSYNADRTNKEHADSVEDKEEKSSIIKCIPRSIKASLNKQQARSESMKSPLSEGPRISSDGIGSSRTIISDTSCGGSKRITQPSDKRHSDRIDSFREEKDNVIKIEES; encoded by the exons atgGATGGGCGCATGAAGAAATATGGGCAATTGAGTCCAGAGAGAGCAAAAGTTTGGACTGAGAAATCCCCTAAGTATCAGCAGCAGCAGCCTGCACGGTTGAGTAGTGGCAAAGTGCATGTAGTATACTATCTCTGTAGAAATCGACAACTCGAACATCCTCATTTCATTGAAGTACCCCTGTCTTCCTCCGATGGTCTCTACTTGAGGG ATGTAATTGAGAGGCTTAACTTTTTGAGAGGTCGTGGAATGGCTTCGTTGTACTCATGGTCTTGCAAGAG AAGCTACAAGAATGGTTTCGTGTGGCATGATCTTTGTGAAGATGACCTCATTCTTCCTGCTCATGGTAATGAATATGTTCTTAAAGGCTCAGAGCTTTTCGATGAATCCGATGCAG GCCGCTTCAGTCCTGCTGGAAATGTGAGATTGTCAAACCCAAAGCTGCTGCCGGAACCACAATCCTCtagaagccaagatgatacTTCGTCTTCTTCTAGCATGAATGAAAAAGGTACAAAAAATTCTCAAGATGATGAATCATCACCTCCTGTTCAACAATCGGGTTCTTCAGCAGTATCTCCTCAATCGTCCAGTGCTGATAAAAGCTCTTTATGGAATGGTTCATTAAGCTTGGCAGAGTACAAGATCTATAAGAATGAAGGCCTTGCCGATGCTTCAACTCAGACTGATGAAAATGCTAGCAAAGTTACACCTCCAGAGACTTGCACGAGAGGTGTTTCGACAGATGATGGTTCTGTAGAgcctgaaaataatgaaattcatGAGGTTCAGGTTCAACCGACAAATGAATCTGCACAGATATGCCGGGAGACAGTATCGCCTGCTCCGTCTTCGTCAAGTGCATCTTCATCAGGTGGTAGAACAGATACCTTGGAATCCCTCATCAGAGCTGATATAAATAAGCTCAATAGCTTTAGAATAATCGAAGGAGAGGAATTTCGGGTTCCAAAAACTAAGCTAAAGCCCTCAAATGTGCTGATGCAACTAATTTCTTGTGGATCGATTTCAGTGAAGGATCATAGTTTTGGCCTTATTCCTACCTACAGGCCGAGATTTTCACATTCAAAGTTCCCATCTCCTCTGTTCTCAACCTCGTTAACTTTAGGAGACTTTGATTGCCTGGCAGAGAATCCTAGGTTTCTGAGTTTGAGGTTGGAAGATAAGGAATACTTTAGCGGCAGCCTTCTCGAGACGAATATGCCCAAGGAGCCTACTCTTCTAAAGCGGTCGTCGTCCTACAATGCTGACAG GACAAATAAAGAACATGCAGATTCAGTTGAAGATAAAGAGGAGAAAAGTTCAATCATAAAGTGCATTCCGCGTTCCATCAAGGCTTCCCTGAATAAGCAGCAAGCAAGAAGCGAGTCAATGAAATCTCCTCTTTCTGAAGGTCCTAGAATCTCATCAGATGGAATAGGCAGTTCACGAACCATTATATCCGACACATCCTGTGGAGGAAGCAAGCGAATTACACAGCCGTCTGACAAGAGACACTCAGATAGAATAGACTCTTTCAGAGAGGAGAAAGACAATGTgatcaaaattgaagaaagttAA
- the LOC129902926 gene encoding superoxide dismutase [Cu-Zn], chloroplastic: MAAQSIFTSTTNSFLFPISSSSSPNINSSFHGVSLNVKSNFRQSLTLYAVTTPKPLIVFAATKKAVAVLKGNSNVEGVVTLSQDDDGPTKVNVRITGLTPGLHGFHLHEYGDTTNGCMSTGAHFNPNKLTHGAPGDEIRHAGDLGNIVANADGVAEVTIADNQISLTGPNSVVGRALVVHELEDDLGKGGHELSLTTGNAGGRLACGVVGLTPI; this comes from the exons ATGGCCGCCCAATCAATCTTCACCAGCACtaccaattctttcttattcccaatttcttcttcttcctccccTAACATTAACTCTTCTTTCCATGGTGTTTCCCTCAATGTTAAGTCAAATTTTCGCCAATCTTTGACCCTTTATGCTGTTACTACTCCCAAACCTCTCATTGTTTTTGCTGCTACTAAGAAAGCTGTTGCTGTCCTTAAGGGAAATTCTAATGTTGAGGGTGTTGTCACTCTATCTCAAGATGATGATG GTCCAACTAAGGTTAACGTTCGTATAACGGGACTTACTCCTGGACTCCATGGGTTTCATTTG CATGAATACGGTGACACTACAAACGGGTGTATGTCTACAG GAGCCCATTTCAATCCTAATAAATTGACACATGGAGCTCCTGGAGATGAAATCCGTCATGCGGGTGACCTGGGAAACATAGTGGCCAATGCCGATG GCGTGGCTGAAGTAACAATTGCAGATAATCAG ATATCATTGACCGGTCCAAACTCAGTTGTTGGACGAGCACTTGTAGTTCATGAACTTGAGGATGACCTCGGAAAGG GTGGCCATGAACTCAGCCTTACCACTGGAAATGCTGGTGGACGATTGGCATGTG